From Amycolatopsis sp. YIM 10, the proteins below share one genomic window:
- the dtd gene encoding D-aminoacyl-tRNA deacylase, which produces MRAVVARVTEASVTVDGEVVGSITEPGLLVLLGIRTDDTEEQAATMARKLHELRILREERSCADTGAPLLVVSQFTLYGETRKGRRPSWGNAARGDIAEKLVDSVVSELRGRGAAVATGSFGAMMSVHSVNDGPFTVLVEV; this is translated from the coding sequence ATGAGGGCCGTGGTCGCCAGGGTGACCGAGGCGAGTGTCACAGTCGACGGCGAGGTGGTGGGCTCCATCACCGAACCGGGACTGCTGGTACTGCTCGGCATCCGCACCGACGACACCGAAGAACAAGCCGCGACCATGGCCAGAAAACTGCACGAACTTCGCATACTTCGCGAAGAACGCTCCTGTGCGGACACCGGCGCACCACTGCTGGTGGTCAGTCAGTTCACCCTCTACGGCGAGACCCGCAAGGGCAGGCGGCCGTCCTGGGGCAACGCCGCACGTGGGGATATAGCGGAGAAACTGGTGGATTCGGTGGTTTCCGAACTGCGCGGGCGCGGCGCCGCGGTGGCCACCGGGAGCTTCGGCGCGATGATGTCGGTGCACAGCGTGAACGACGGCCCGTTCACCGTGCTGGTCGAGGTCTGA
- a CDS encoding pseudouridine-5'-phosphate glycosidase, translated as MTDYLTVAPEVADALADGRPVVALESTILSHGLPPGRNLKVAAELERAVRGAGAVPATIAVLDGRAVVGLSPAELERVCAEDAGLDKLSWRDLGPALALGGSGATTVAGTSALAHAAGIGVFGTGGLGGVHLPLPGATGTWDVSADLGALSRLPVLVVCSGVKSILDIAATLEVLETNSVPVLGYRTGEFPAFYRRSSGFELTWRVDDAKQAAAAFSAHRRLTDSAALLANPIPEEFEMDASLHDRLLAEGLELLREREVLGSDVTPVLLEHFHTASGGVSLDANEALVVSNVRLAAEVAVELSA; from the coding sequence GTGACCGATTACCTGACCGTGGCCCCCGAAGTGGCCGACGCCCTCGCCGACGGCCGTCCCGTGGTGGCGCTGGAAAGCACGATCCTCTCGCACGGCCTGCCGCCCGGCCGGAACCTGAAGGTGGCCGCCGAACTGGAGCGCGCGGTGCGCGGCGCGGGCGCGGTGCCCGCCACCATCGCGGTGCTGGACGGCCGCGCGGTGGTCGGCCTGTCCCCCGCCGAGCTGGAGCGGGTCTGCGCCGAGGACGCCGGACTGGACAAGCTCTCGTGGCGTGACCTCGGCCCGGCGCTGGCGCTGGGCGGTTCGGGCGCGACCACGGTGGCCGGCACCTCGGCACTGGCGCACGCGGCGGGCATCGGCGTGTTCGGCACCGGCGGGCTCGGCGGTGTGCACCTGCCGCTGCCCGGCGCCACCGGCACCTGGGACGTCTCCGCCGATCTCGGCGCGCTGTCCCGGCTGCCGGTGCTGGTGGTCTGCTCCGGGGTCAAGTCCATTTTGGACATCGCGGCCACGCTGGAGGTGCTGGAGACCAACTCGGTGCCGGTGCTGGGTTACCGCACCGGTGAGTTCCCCGCCTTCTACCGCCGGTCCTCCGGCTTCGAGCTGACCTGGCGCGTGGACGACGCCAAGCAGGCGGCCGCCGCCTTCTCCGCGCACCGGCGGCTCACCGATTCCGCCGCACTGCTGGCGAATCCGATCCCGGAAGAGTTCGAAATGGACGCTTCGCTGCACGACCGGCTGCTCGCCGAGGGGCTCGAGCTGCTGCGTGAGCGCGAAGTGCTCGGTTCGGACGTCACGCCGGTGCTGCTGGAGCACTTCCACACCGCCAGCGGCGGGGTGAGCCTGGACGCGAACGAGGCGCTGGTGGTGTCGAACGTGCGGCTCGCCGCCGAGGTGGCCGTGGAGCTGAGCGCATGA
- a CDS encoding sigma-70 family RNA polymerase sigma factor, with protein MSVQTLEREARGIRQRKIPKSVSDDTGTSSSSATSLDVPSTPPLAEGADLDAQSPAADLVRVYLNGIGKTALLTAADEVEIAKRIEAGVFAQHMLDTAADLTPKRRAELSALVRDGAVAKNHLLEANLRLVVSLAKRYTGRGMPLLDLIQEGNLGLIRAVEKFDYSKGFKFSTYATWWIRQAITRGMADQGRTIRLPVHLVEQVNKLARIKRDLHQQLGREATNEELAAESGIAEHKIADLLDHARDPVSLDMPVGTEEDAPLGDFIEDSEATDAESAVISGLLQDDLRRVLATLDDREQHVIRLRYGLDDGQPRTLDQIGKHFGLSRERVRQIEREVMSKLRQGERADRLRAYAS; from the coding sequence ATGTCAGTCCAGACTCTTGAGCGCGAAGCCAGGGGCATTCGCCAGCGCAAGATTCCCAAGTCCGTTTCCGACGATACGGGCACTTCCTCCTCGAGCGCCACCTCGTTGGACGTACCGAGCACTCCGCCGCTCGCCGAAGGCGCCGACCTGGACGCCCAGAGTCCGGCCGCCGACCTGGTTCGGGTCTACCTGAACGGGATCGGCAAGACCGCGCTGCTCACCGCGGCCGACGAGGTCGAGATCGCCAAGCGCATCGAGGCGGGCGTGTTCGCCCAGCACATGCTGGACACCGCCGCGGACCTCACCCCGAAGCGCCGCGCCGAGCTGTCCGCGCTGGTGCGTGACGGGGCGGTGGCCAAGAACCACCTGCTCGAGGCGAACCTGCGCCTGGTGGTCTCGCTGGCCAAGCGCTACACCGGCCGGGGCATGCCGCTGCTGGACCTGATCCAGGAGGGGAACCTGGGCCTGATCCGCGCGGTGGAGAAGTTCGACTACTCCAAGGGCTTCAAGTTCTCCACCTACGCCACCTGGTGGATCCGCCAGGCCATCACCAGGGGCATGGCGGACCAGGGCCGCACCATCCGGCTGCCGGTCCACCTGGTCGAGCAGGTGAACAAGCTGGCCAGGATCAAGCGCGACCTGCACCAGCAGCTCGGCCGCGAGGCCACCAACGAGGAGCTGGCCGCGGAGTCGGGCATCGCCGAGCACAAGATCGCCGACCTGCTCGACCACGCGCGTGACCCGGTAAGCCTGGACATGCCGGTGGGTACCGAGGAGGACGCCCCGCTGGGCGACTTCATCGAGGACTCCGAGGCCACCGACGCCGAGAGCGCGGTGATCTCCGGCCTGCTGCAGGACGACCTGCGGCGCGTGCTGGCCACCCTGGACGACCGGGAGCAGCACGTGATCCGGCTGCGCTACGGCCTCGACGACGGCCAGCCGCGCACGCTCGACCAGATCGGCAAGCACTTCGGGCTCTCCCGCGAGCGCGTCCGCCAGATCGAGCGCGAGGTCATGTCCAAGCTGCGCCAGGGTGAGCGGGCCGACCGCCTGCGGGCCTACGCCAGCTGA
- a CDS encoding fumarate hydratase: MPELPATTTFQHTEVLPLREDTETEYRLVTAEGVRVVEAAGKKFLEVDPAALTQLARTAITDIQHLLRSSHLAQLRSIVDDPEASGNDRFVAMDLLRNAAISAGGVLPMCQDTGTAIVIGKRTERVLTGGNDEEALSRGIFDAYQELNLRYSQMAPVNFWEERNTGTNLPAQVELYHKDGDGDPKYEFLFMAKGGGSANKTFLYQETKAVLNPKRLARFLDEKLRSLGTAACPPYHLAIVVGGTSAEFNLKVAKLASARYLDDLPTEGSPLGHGFRDVDLEQQVLEMTREFGIGAQFGGKYFCHDVRVIRLPRHGASCPVGVAVSCSADRQAKAKITADGVFIEQLERDPARFLPDVTEDDLSGELVEVDLNRPMAEIREQLSALPVKTRLSLTGPLVVARDIAHAKIAERLDAGEQMPQYLRDHPVYYAGPAKTPDGYASGSFGPTTAGRMDSYVEQFQAAGGSLVMLAKGNRSKKVTAACQAHGGFYLGSIGGPAARLAQDCIKKVEVLEYPELGMEAVWKIEVEDFPAFIVIDDKGNDFFAETAEPVLQISFRS; encoded by the coding sequence GTGCCCGAACTGCCTGCCACCACCACTTTTCAGCACACCGAGGTCCTGCCCCTGCGCGAGGACACCGAAACCGAGTACCGCCTGGTCACCGCCGAGGGTGTCCGCGTGGTCGAGGCCGCCGGGAAGAAGTTCCTCGAGGTGGACCCGGCCGCGCTGACCCAGCTCGCGCGCACCGCGATCACCGACATCCAGCACCTGTTGCGCTCCTCACACCTGGCGCAGCTCCGCTCGATCGTGGACGACCCCGAAGCCAGCGGCAACGACCGCTTCGTCGCGATGGACCTGCTGCGCAACGCCGCCATCTCGGCCGGCGGGGTGCTCCCGATGTGCCAGGACACCGGCACCGCCATCGTGATCGGCAAGCGCACCGAGCGGGTGCTCACCGGCGGGAACGACGAAGAAGCCTTGTCCCGCGGGATCTTCGACGCCTACCAGGAGCTGAACCTGCGCTACTCGCAAATGGCGCCGGTGAACTTCTGGGAGGAGCGCAACACCGGGACGAACCTGCCCGCTCAGGTCGAGCTGTACCACAAGGACGGTGACGGGGACCCGAAGTACGAGTTCCTGTTCATGGCCAAGGGTGGCGGCAGCGCCAACAAGACCTTCCTGTACCAGGAGACCAAGGCGGTGCTGAACCCCAAGCGCCTGGCCAGGTTCCTGGACGAGAAGCTGCGCAGCCTGGGCACCGCGGCCTGCCCGCCCTACCACCTGGCGATCGTGGTCGGTGGCACCTCGGCCGAGTTCAACCTCAAGGTGGCCAAGCTCGCGTCCGCGCGTTACCTGGACGACCTGCCCACCGAGGGTTCCCCGCTGGGCCACGGATTCCGCGATGTGGACCTCGAGCAGCAGGTGCTGGAGATGACCCGCGAGTTCGGCATCGGCGCGCAGTTCGGCGGCAAGTACTTCTGCCACGACGTGCGGGTGATCCGGCTGCCGCGGCACGGCGCCTCCTGCCCGGTGGGCGTGGCGGTGTCCTGCTCGGCCGACCGCCAGGCCAAGGCGAAGATCACCGCCGACGGGGTGTTCATCGAGCAGCTGGAGCGCGACCCGGCCCGCTTCCTGCCCGACGTCACCGAGGACGACCTCTCCGGTGAGCTGGTCGAGGTCGACCTGAACCGCCCGATGGCCGAGATCCGCGAGCAGTTGTCCGCGCTGCCGGTGAAAACGCGGCTGTCGCTGACCGGGCCGCTGGTGGTGGCGCGGGACATCGCGCACGCGAAGATCGCCGAGCGGCTGGACGCGGGCGAACAGATGCCGCAGTACCTGCGGGACCACCCGGTCTACTACGCCGGCCCGGCCAAAACGCCGGACGGGTACGCCTCCGGCTCGTTCGGCCCGACCACGGCCGGGCGGATGGACTCCTACGTCGAGCAGTTCCAGGCGGCCGGCGGTTCACTGGTGATGCTGGCCAAGGGAAACCGCTCGAAGAAGGTGACCGCCGCGTGCCAGGCACACGGCGGTTTCTACCTCGGCTCGATCGGCGGCCCGGCGGCCCGGCTCGCGCAGGACTGCATCAAGAAGGTCGAAGTGCTCGAATACCCCGAACTCGGCATGGAAGCCGTGTGGAAGATCGAGGTCGAGGACTTCCCCGCGTTCATCGTGATCGACGACAAGGGCAACGACTTCTTCGCCGAGACCGCCGAGCCGGTACTGCAGATCTCGTTCCGCAGCTGA
- a CDS encoding sporulation protein: MFQKVLASFGSGGARLDARLTDRAVQPGRPLRGEVLLLGGEVDQEINALGLRLIARVEIPSDRGEPEIGDLAFGDQHLAGNEVIRPGQQVRLPFEIALPWETPISSVFGKPLAGIAVGVQTDLDLAGSVSDPRDVDAASIEPLPAQKRLLDAMSRIGFTFTGATLEKGRINGVTQQLPFFQEIRFSPSQRFAPVFESVAVTFLSNPTETTVVLEVVKRVRVSKTGGFGGRGQEFLGSFKLDHANIERIPWEKQLEGWLHEVAKARGIFD; this comes from the coding sequence ATGTTCCAGAAGGTGCTTGCCAGCTTCGGCTCCGGCGGCGCGCGGCTCGACGCGCGGCTGACCGATCGCGCGGTCCAGCCGGGCCGCCCGCTCCGCGGTGAGGTCCTGCTGCTCGGCGGCGAGGTCGACCAGGAGATCAACGCACTGGGCCTCCGGCTGATCGCCAGGGTGGAGATCCCGTCGGACCGCGGTGAGCCGGAGATCGGTGATCTCGCGTTCGGCGACCAGCACTTGGCGGGCAACGAGGTGATCCGGCCCGGCCAGCAGGTCCGGCTGCCGTTCGAGATCGCCCTGCCGTGGGAGACGCCGATCAGCAGCGTGTTCGGCAAGCCGCTGGCCGGGATCGCGGTCGGCGTGCAGACCGATCTCGACCTGGCGGGCAGCGTGTCGGACCCGCGGGACGTGGACGCCGCGTCGATCGAGCCGCTGCCCGCGCAGAAGCGCCTGCTCGACGCGATGAGCCGGATCGGCTTCACCTTCACCGGCGCGACGCTGGAGAAGGGCCGGATCAACGGCGTCACCCAGCAGCTGCCGTTCTTCCAGGAGATCCGGTTCAGCCCGTCGCAGCGGTTCGCGCCGGTGTTCGAGTCGGTGGCGGTCACCTTCCTGTCGAACCCGACCGAGACCACCGTGGTGCTGGAGGTGGTCAAGCGCGTCCGGGTGAGCAAGACCGGCGGCTTCGGCGGGCGCGGCCAGGAGTTCCTCGGCTCGTTCAAGCTCGACCACGCGAACATCGAGCGGATCCCGTGGGAGAAGCAACTCGAAGGCTGGCTGCACGAAGTGGCCAAGGCACGCGGGATCTTCGACTGA
- a CDS encoding DUF3099 domain-containing protein, with the protein MSEPRGTSAPVLITEAQASYEEQLSARKRKYMLMMGLRFPCLILAGVFYHTWWLALGLIVLSIPLPWVAVLIANDRPPRKAEEVSRYQREAKAIEQREHRVIDG; encoded by the coding sequence GTGAGCGAGCCGCGAGGCACTTCCGCGCCGGTGCTGATCACCGAGGCGCAGGCGTCGTACGAGGAACAGCTCAGCGCCAGGAAGCGCAAGTACATGCTGATGATGGGGTTGCGCTTCCCCTGCCTCATCCTGGCCGGGGTCTTCTACCACACCTGGTGGCTGGCGCTGGGGCTGATCGTGCTGTCGATCCCGCTGCCGTGGGTGGCGGTGCTGATCGCGAACGACCGGCCGCCGCGCAAGGCCGAAGAGGTCAGCCGGTACCAGCGGGAAGCCAAGGCCATCGAACAGCGCGAACACCGCGTGATCGACGGCTGA
- a CDS encoding amidohydrolase, whose product MTEVLDGLTALLPDLEAFYVDLHRHPELAYAEHRTAGLLADRLEAAGYEVHRGVGRTGVLGVLRNGPGPAVMLRADIDALPVEEKTGLEYASTVRVTGADGQEVPVMHACGHDMHATWLTGAAALLAANREAWSGTLQVVFQPAEEVGGGAEGMIADGLFDLGGRPDVVLGQHVVPGPAGWVLTRPGVIMAATDALRIVLHGRGGHGSRPETTVDPAVLAASVVMRLQTIVSREISANESAVVTVGSMHVGTTHNVIADDAVIEVNVRTFDETVREKVLAAIERIVHGEAAVAGAPKPPEITEIGSFPVTRNDAAASDALTEAFRAHFGADRVLEAPLVTGSEDFGEFGTAAGVPSVYWLVGGLDPELVLTAMAAGRFEADVPSNHSPRFAPLPHPTLSAGVETLVVGALHRLAHPAVG is encoded by the coding sequence ATGACCGAGGTGCTGGACGGCCTGACCGCGCTCCTGCCGGACCTGGAAGCGTTCTACGTCGACCTCCACCGGCACCCGGAACTGGCCTACGCCGAGCACCGGACCGCCGGGCTGCTGGCCGACCGCCTCGAAGCCGCCGGGTACGAGGTGCACCGGGGTGTCGGGCGGACCGGTGTGCTCGGCGTGCTGCGCAACGGTCCTGGTCCGGCGGTCATGCTGCGCGCGGACATCGACGCGCTGCCGGTCGAGGAGAAAACCGGGCTGGAGTACGCGAGCACGGTGCGCGTCACCGGTGCCGACGGGCAGGAGGTGCCCGTGATGCACGCGTGCGGGCACGACATGCACGCCACCTGGCTGACCGGGGCGGCGGCGTTGCTGGCCGCGAACCGCGAGGCCTGGTCGGGCACGCTGCAGGTGGTGTTCCAGCCGGCCGAGGAGGTCGGCGGCGGGGCCGAGGGCATGATCGCCGACGGGTTGTTCGACCTGGGCGGGCGGCCGGACGTGGTGCTCGGCCAGCACGTGGTGCCGGGACCGGCGGGCTGGGTGCTCACCCGGCCCGGCGTGATCATGGCCGCCACCGACGCGCTGCGGATCGTGCTGCACGGGCGCGGCGGGCACGGTTCACGGCCCGAGACCACGGTCGACCCGGCGGTGCTGGCCGCGTCCGTGGTGATGCGGTTGCAGACGATCGTGTCGCGGGAGATCTCGGCGAACGAGTCCGCGGTGGTGACGGTCGGCTCGATGCACGTCGGCACCACGCACAACGTGATCGCCGACGACGCGGTCATCGAGGTCAACGTGCGGACCTTCGACGAGACCGTGCGCGAGAAGGTGCTCGCCGCGATCGAGCGCATCGTGCACGGCGAGGCGGCGGTGGCGGGCGCGCCGAAGCCGCCGGAGATCACCGAGATCGGCAGCTTCCCGGTGACCAGGAACGACGCCGCCGCCAGCGATGCGCTGACCGAGGCGTTCCGGGCGCACTTCGGCGCGGACCGGGTACTGGAGGCGCCGCTGGTGACCGGCAGCGAGGACTTCGGCGAGTTCGGCACCGCGGCCGGGGTGCCGTCGGTGTACTGGCTGGTCGGGGGTCTGGACCCGGAGCTGGTGCTGACCGCGATGGCGGCCGGCCGGTTCGAGGCGGACGTGCCGTCGAACCACTCGCCGCGCTTCGCCCCGTTGCCGCACCCGACGCTGTCCGCCGGGGTGGAGACGCTCGTGGTCGGCGCGTTGCACCGCCTGGCGCACCCGGCTGTCGGATGA
- a CDS encoding class I SAM-dependent methyltransferase, which translates to MGSCALVSDHPVFSPDFRARLRDALREARYDTDGVVDALGGAAHAALGRGEPELAFRASRDAGALGVLIRLFLLGSTEAEPAVADALPLDGALEAGLVRRAPDGIRAALDLRPHGDEDTSWWVLSDLDSDVLGGPVPEDHVLGVGHASLSLLRATSRRPVGSLLDLGTGNGVQALHASRHATRVTATDISERALALAKATFELNEVDVELARGEWFAPVARRRFDQIVCNPPFVVGPPRVDYVYRDSGLAGDDASALVVRQLPSFLNESGVGHLLASWLHLKGEDWADRVHRWLPAGTDAWFVQRDVADPGLYVGTWLRDAGIDPKSPEGRAKAGAWLDWFQENKVEGVGFGFVTLRRTAGTPTVVCEDLRQAFDDPLGAEAAGWLDRVDWLRDHHAELLETRFTLRDTVVLERVDNATDDGWETAIRRLHRTDGPGWQHELDELATALLAGCRGALPLADLLELLAFGHGQPVEELTEAALPVVRELVRHGMLLPVAGR; encoded by the coding sequence ATGGGATCATGCGCACTCGTGAGCGATCATCCCGTGTTCTCCCCCGATTTCCGCGCCCGCCTGCGTGACGCGCTGCGCGAAGCCCGCTACGACACCGACGGGGTGGTGGACGCGCTCGGCGGTGCCGCGCACGCCGCGCTCGGCCGCGGCGAGCCGGAACTGGCCTTCCGCGCCAGCCGGGACGCGGGTGCGCTGGGAGTGCTGATCCGGCTGTTCCTGCTGGGCTCCACCGAAGCCGAGCCTGCCGTCGCGGACGCGCTGCCGCTGGACGGCGCGCTCGAAGCCGGGCTCGTGCGCCGCGCCCCCGACGGCATTCGCGCCGCGCTCGACCTCCGGCCGCACGGCGACGAGGACACCTCGTGGTGGGTGCTCTCCGACCTCGATTCCGACGTGCTCGGCGGCCCGGTCCCCGAGGACCACGTGCTCGGTGTCGGGCACGCCTCGCTCAGCCTGCTCCGCGCGACCAGCCGCCGTCCGGTCGGCAGCCTGCTCGACCTCGGCACCGGCAACGGCGTGCAGGCGCTGCACGCGAGCCGCCACGCCACCCGCGTCACCGCCACCGACATCTCCGAGCGCGCACTGGCACTGGCCAAGGCCACCTTCGAGTTGAACGAGGTGGACGTGGAACTGGCGCGCGGCGAGTGGTTCGCGCCGGTGGCGCGCCGCCGGTTCGACCAGATCGTCTGCAATCCGCCGTTCGTGGTCGGCCCGCCGCGGGTGGACTACGTCTACCGCGACTCCGGCCTCGCCGGTGACGACGCGAGCGCCCTCGTGGTCCGGCAGCTGCCGTCCTTCCTGAACGAGAGCGGCGTGGGACACCTGCTCGCCTCCTGGCTGCACCTGAAGGGCGAGGACTGGGCCGATCGGGTGCACCGCTGGCTGCCCGCGGGAACCGACGCGTGGTTCGTGCAGCGTGACGTCGCCGACCCCGGGCTGTACGTCGGCACCTGGCTGCGGGACGCCGGAATCGACCCGAAATCGCCGGAAGGACGCGCCAAGGCGGGCGCCTGGCTCGATTGGTTCCAGGAGAACAAGGTCGAGGGAGTCGGCTTCGGCTTTGTCACCCTGCGCCGGACCGCCGGCACCCCGACGGTGGTCTGCGAGGACCTGCGCCAGGCGTTCGACGATCCGCTCGGCGCCGAGGCGGCGGGGTGGCTCGATCGGGTGGACTGGCTGCGCGACCACCACGCGGAGTTGCTGGAAACGCGGTTCACCCTGCGGGACACCGTGGTGCTGGAGCGGGTGGACAACGCCACCGACGATGGCTGGGAGACCGCGATCCGCCGCCTGCACCGCACCGACGGGCCCGGCTGGCAGCACGAGCTGGACGAGCTGGCGACCGCGCTGCTGGCCGGTTGCCGTGGCGCGCTGCCGCTGGCCGACCTCCTGGAACTGCTGGCCTTCGGGCACGGTCAGCCCGTCGAGGAGCTGACCGAGGCGGCGCTGCCGGTGGTCCGCGAACTCGTCCGGCACGGCATGCTGCTGCCGGTGGCCGGCCGATGA
- a CDS encoding SRPBCC family protein codes for MGQRQVSSTRTINTTPDKIFELLADPAKHPLLDGSGTVLAPRSGGPERLTLGAKFGMDMKMGASYKILNTVVEFEEGRLIAWRHFNGHRWRWALTPLDDGRTRVTETFDWSTARVPLLISLSPFPKRNKVGIEKSLARLAEMFPG; via the coding sequence ATGGGACAACGTCAGGTCTCGTCCACGCGGACGATCAACACCACCCCGGACAAGATCTTCGAGCTGCTCGCGGATCCGGCCAAGCACCCGCTGCTCGACGGCTCCGGCACGGTGCTGGCACCGCGGTCCGGTGGCCCCGAACGGCTCACGCTCGGCGCCAAGTTCGGCATGGACATGAAGATGGGCGCCTCGTACAAGATCCTCAACACCGTGGTCGAATTCGAGGAGGGGCGCCTGATCGCCTGGCGCCACTTCAACGGTCACCGCTGGCGCTGGGCGCTCACCCCGCTCGACGACGGCCGCACGCGGGTCACCGAGACCTTCGACTGGTCGACAGCGCGCGTACCGCTGCTGATCTCGCTCAGCCCGTTCCCGAAGCGGAACAAGGTGGGCATCGAGAAGTCACTGGCCCGCCTCGCCGAGATGTTCCCGGGCTGA
- a CDS encoding carbohydrate kinase family protein has protein sequence MIVVVGDTGLDVVAQHDGPILHGGDVRTKVRFAGGGAGANTAMWLRAEGAETTLVARIGDDAGGRLIRAEMEAAGVRCALAVDPDATTCCVVVLVDNDGQRSLLPDRGANARFCPEDVTEEALEGAQHLHLSGYVLLDATSRPAGLAALAAAKRAGMTTSVDPQSAPLLGDGAQFLEDVRGVDLLMPNAAELAALTGSGDPAAAKALLGTVGEVVVTSGMDGASWVNGDGVVSVPAEPAECIDSTGAGDAFDAGVLAAWLSGSSHVEALRAGVRLGARAVGKVGAQP, from the coding sequence ATGATCGTCGTGGTCGGGGACACCGGGCTGGACGTGGTCGCCCAGCACGACGGGCCCATCCTGCACGGCGGCGACGTGCGCACGAAGGTGCGGTTCGCCGGTGGCGGCGCGGGCGCGAACACCGCGATGTGGCTGCGGGCGGAGGGCGCCGAGACGACGCTCGTCGCGCGCATCGGCGACGACGCCGGCGGACGGCTGATCCGCGCGGAAATGGAGGCGGCCGGGGTCCGGTGCGCGCTGGCCGTGGATCCCGATGCCACCACGTGCTGCGTGGTCGTGCTGGTGGACAACGACGGCCAGCGGAGCTTGCTGCCGGACCGGGGCGCGAACGCCCGGTTCTGCCCGGAGGACGTCACCGAGGAAGCGCTGGAAGGTGCCCAGCACCTGCACCTCTCGGGATACGTGCTGCTCGACGCCACGTCGAGGCCCGCCGGTCTCGCGGCGCTGGCGGCGGCGAAGCGGGCCGGGATGACCACCTCGGTGGACCCGCAGTCGGCGCCGCTGCTGGGCGACGGCGCGCAGTTCCTCGAGGACGTGCGCGGGGTCGACCTGCTCATGCCGAACGCCGCGGAGCTGGCCGCGCTGACCGGTTCCGGTGACCCGGCAGCGGCGAAGGCGCTGCTCGGCACGGTCGGCGAGGTCGTGGTCACCTCGGGCATGGACGGCGCGAGCTGGGTCAACGGGGACGGTGTGGTCTCGGTGCCGGCGGAACCCGCCGAGTGCATCGACTCCACCGGCGCGGGCGACGCCTTCGACGCCGGGGTGCTGGCCGCGTGGCTGTCCGGCTCGTCGCACGTGGAGGCGCTGCGCGCGGGGGTCCGCCTCGGCGCCAGGGCGGTCGGCAAGGTCGGCGCCCAGCCCTGA